CTGACGCATCAGGCGGCGCCACGTGAACAGCTGCGAGGCGCTCAGTCCATGTCGGCGTGCCACCGCGCTGATCGAGGTGCCTGGCTCATCGCTCTCGGCCACGATGGTGGCCTTCTCCTCATTCGACCACGTCCGGCGCCGACCGGCCCCGGTAAACAGCTCCAGGCGCCGGATCGGCTCCGACATAGCCATACGCCCGGACATCGACATGTGACGGAGCTCCC
The nucleotide sequence above comes from Methylocystis echinoides. Encoded proteins:
- the tnpA gene encoding IS66-like element accessory protein TnpA yields the protein ELRHMSMSGRMAMSEPIRRLELFTGAGRRRTWSNEEKATIVAESDEPGTSISAVARRHGLSASQLFTWRRLMRQAGGHDGERALQFVPAVLSVGPQEPTSAELSPELGERCGCHSIEVEIAGATVRIAQGASAAQIAAVIRALKACP